tttttaataacataatttttttataaatataaaatgcatgcaataataaatatattatatgtatgtagttgcaaTAAAAGGTGATACTCCAACATATTATAAATGCAGCGTGAATATTTATGTTTctctgacatttttttttttatacaaatttaatccaaatacattttaattcaaataataaactgtacatatacaaatgcataaattatttgcaatgtAAGTTTATACtaagttttatataatataattattgaactcaactattaaatatgcaaatgctTATTGTAAACTATTCAAAATATTCTTGTTGTATTTTTCTATAGTCGAATATGCTTAATGTAGGAATCATCTGTTATACatattgaatatatacatagagTAGTTTAATTTGGCaacttttttgaaacaaaaaaaaaaaataataaaaaataaattaattcaaacaaaaagttgcaaataaaatttagtctcaaaaccaaaaattatttttgtttttaatacaatAACTAAATACTTGAAAAGCGGCATAACTATGTAATTCCATTTGAGTACCAACTTTAttgcttgtttattttatacaattcagtAACATCTTTTCTATGCAAAACTACAaactactaaaaaaaaattaaaaattaaaatcataccTGCACAATCTTATACTACAATAGGCAACTAGAAAgcttatgtacttatgtacacatCAAGTTACGCATCTATGTCCTGCTCGAGCGCTACTAAATATGTTAGTATGTCAATTTTTGCTTGCGCTTTCTTTTTAGTATTTAAACGTTGAAAGTAATAAACAAGCGAGAGCGCAAAATGTTTATCAGATTCGTAGGATTTATCACACGCTGTAGTCTCATTTAAATCGTTGGCAATTTCTTTAGCACTATTTAACACTGAATCCGCTGTTGCTACAGCAGcagtttcactttcactttcagtTGCAGTGTAATCATTATGCGTTTCTAAGCTGTGACTTGCATTTGAAGTGTAGGAAGTAGCCGGCAAAATGCTGGAAGTTGACGGTGTATCAACAATGTTCGATGTATCAATATAATCATTAACAGGATTGGACTCAGATTCTTGTTTTATAGGTATAATTTCAGCATGTTGAGTTATAGTTTCTGGTATATCCAGTAATTCTTCAGTCAATAGTTTGCTTTCTTGTATGCTATCTTCGTTGCCAGCATCACACAAAATACAATCATTTGTAGACATAGACTGCACAGCTTCATCCACGGGTTCGTATTCTCCTTCacttaataaaaaatggaaaaattttataattagtaATTTGTCATTATAAAGCTTAAAATGTAATATACTTCATTTCAAAATCCTGATACAAATTGTCAACGTCTGTTGCTTTATCTTCATCTTGGTCATCTCTTACTACTTCGAACTCCGTATATTGTAtggtgtttgtatttgtagttgGTGTAGCAGATTCGTTACTCTCATATGGCAAAGGGACTGCGTTTCTATACAAaagttttctataaaaatgTGGTTTAATGTCTTTCTTCCGAAAATGTATTTCACAGAAAAACCGCTTTTGGTTGTTCTTAAGCTCCAGCAGTTGTTTATTTCCACTATTTAGTATCCACTGTGTACGTCTTGGCTCATCGGTTGGCAATTGGAAGAACGTAATTGAACTACAAGGAAAACGTTGTTGGTAACAACCTTGGTAACTACAAATCTGTAGAGTCATTGTTATAAATAAGTTATATGAGTCCTTTAACGttatattaaatgattttaaaacatttaaaataaaaaatagagctCCAACAAAATATGTGGTAAGTTTTGTGACAATTAGACATAGCTAAAGATGCCagaatgttttaaaaatgtaataacaaaaCACCTGAGCAGTAAAAATCTATTACAATACTTTAAGTAgaatatgatatttatatatacataactttcATTGATTGCTCAACTCAGTTAATTTTAtacatcaattttattttattaatatttagccATATGTAGTTTTaacaaatactttatatattatgtgGCGACAATTAACTAAGTTCGCATTGAAAATCAATTGTGAATGTGCGCTGAAGAAGAATAAGTTAGAAGAGGACGTTTATCGTTACGGAGCAAAGTTGTGCAGGTAATTTTAAGttgattataaatacataaaacgcaaagtaattacaaaataaaatacaataaattggtGTGTAAAATGTGCTAAAAGTGTTTAAAAGAATTCCAAACATTTTACTATTGCATCACGGCAACTAATTTCTCGGCTTTTCGTGCCAGCACTGCCTGCGCACCACCACCCAACACGCTCACTGCCCTAACATATACGAATTTTGGCATACTCATTGCTCATTCTGTCTGCTTTCTATTATTTGTTGCAGTTGCGTTAAATTGCAAAGCAGCCAACATGTCCTTGACCCCAAAAAGtgtagatttcaatgaaatctggCCAAATCTTAGAAGTACCGCCGAAGCGGTCATAACGCTGGGCAATGTTAACCGTACAGATTGGAGTACCAGATTTAGGTAtgtaataaaagtataaatacataaggtagtaataatatgaaattgttaATTGTTTGTTTCTGCTTTTAGCGATGTTTATACCTTGTGTGTGGCTCATCCAGAGCCTTACGCCGATCGACTGTATAATGAGACGAAACAATTTTTAGAGAACCATGTACAGAATATGTTGGCAACAAGAGTGGCACCGGATACATGTAGCACACCCATTGAAAATGGTCAACCAGATCTACTACAACGTTACTATGATGCGTGGACTGAATATAGTCAAGGTGTCAAATACTTGGATAATCTATATTCGTAAGTATTATATACGATTTATAAAGTAGTACATTTTTTGTATAACCTCATAATAACTGTTTACAGTTACCTAAATCAGCAGcatattaaaaagcaaaaaatctcCGATGCTGAAGTGGTATATGGTAATTTGTCCACCGAGACGTTGGAGCAAATGGAAATAGGCGAATTGGGTCTGGATATTTGGCACAACTACATGTTAAAGTCGTTAAGTGACGATCTGGTCAAACATATTTTGGAGGACATTAAAGCCGATCGCTGTGGCAATCCAGAAATCACACCACATCGCGTAAAAGTTGTAAGCGGTGTGATACATAGTTTCGTGCAGGTGCGTGGCTATAGGAGAACTGGATCACTCAAATTGTATCAAGAATTTGTTGAGGTGCCAGTAGTTAAGGCTAGTGGCGAGTACTATGATAATGAAGCCACCAAACTATTGAAGACGTGTACAGTGAGTCAATACATGGAGGAAGTTATCAAATTACTGGATGAAGAAACTAAACGTGCTAAGAAATTTATGCACATGaggtataattataattttctgaatattttgattttatagtGAATCATTTGTTGTGTTTTGCTTTATGCAGTTCAATGTGGAGATTACGTAAGAAGTGTGAGGATCGTTTGGTCAATCAACGACTTGATTTTATTTACTCGGAATGCAAGGATATGGTATCAAAAGAGAAACGCAGTGATTTGCGCAACATGTATAGAATACTGAAACCGATATCGGAGACTTTGAAAACgcactttatacaaatattttcgagTCACATAAGAAATGAGGGACTCGAAACGATCTCAACACTATCGggcgaaaatatacatatacaatttgtgGAGAATATGTTAAAAGTGCATCAAAAGTTTCATGAACTAATCGCCGATGTATTTGAAAATGATTCGCTATTCTTGAGTGCTTTGGACAAAGCGTGCGCAAGTGTTATCAATCGTCGACCAGGCGATCGGCAACCCTGCAGAAGTGCCGAATATGTTGCCAAGTACTGTGATACGTTGCTGAAGAAATCCAAGACTACCGAGGCTGAAATCGATCAAAAGCTCACCAACAATATAaccatttttaaatacattgaaGATAAGGATGTCTATCAAAAATTCTATAGCAGACTATTAGCAAAAAGGTGAGTAGACGCACAACGGCATTGGCACATGgaagtttttaatataaataacaaacaatgcTTACAGACT
This portion of the Zeugodacus cucurbitae isolate PBARC_wt_2022May chromosome 3, idZeuCucr1.2, whole genome shotgun sequence genome encodes:
- the Cul2_0 gene encoding cullin-2, which codes for MSLTPKSVDFNEIWPNLRSTAEAVITLGNVNRTDWSTRFSDVYTLCVAHPEPYADRLYNETKQFLENHVQNMLATRVAPDTCSTPIENGQPDLLQRYYDAWTEYSQGVKYLDNLYSYLNQQHIKKQKISDAEVVYGNLSTETLEQMEIGELGLDIWHNYMLKSLSDDLVKHILEDIKADRCGNPEITPHRVKVVSGVIHSFVQVRGYRRTGSLKLYQEFVEVPVVKASGEYYDNEATKLLKTCTVSQYMEEVIKLLDEETKRAKKFMHMSSMWRLRKKCEDRLVNQRLDFIYSECKDMVSKEKRSDLRNMYRILKPISETLKTHFIQIFSSHIRNEGLETISTLSGENIHIQFVENMLKVHQKFHELIADVFENDSLFLSALDKACASVINRRPGDRQPCRSAEYVAKYCDTLLKKSKTTEAEIDQKLTNNITIFKYIEDKDVYQKFYSRLLAKRLIHEQSQSMDAEEAMINRLKQACGYEFTNKLHRMFTDISLSGDLNNKFNNHLKQENIDLGINLSIKVLQAGAWPLGPTQVVIPFAVPQEFEKSIRMFEAFYHNSFNGRKLTWLHHMCNGELKLGYLKKTYIVTMQTYQMAILLLFESCDSLTCKDIQSTLQLNSETFQKHLQSLLESKLLNASAENLEGNTKIELNFDYSNKRTKFKITSAMQKETQQEQIEHTISAVDEDRKLYLQAAIVRIMKSRKVLKHNALIQEILSQSRVSFTPSISMIKKCIESLIDKQYIERTPNSGDEYSYVA
- the LOC105217895 gene encoding uncharacterized protein LOC105217895; this translates as MTLQICSYQGCYQQRFPCSSITFFQLPTDEPRRTQWILNSGNKQLLELKNNQKRFFCEIHFRKKDIKPHFYRKLLYRNAVPLPYESNESATPTTNTNTIQYTEFEVVRDDQDEDKATDVDNLYQDFEMNEGEYEPVDEAVQSMSTNDCILCDAGNEDSIQESKLLTEELLDIPETITQHAEIIPIKQESESNPVNDYIDTSNIVDTPSTSSILPATSYTSNASHSLETHNDYTATESESETAAVATADSVLNSAKEIANDLNETTACDKSYESDKHFALSLVYYFQRLNTKKKAQAKIDILTYLVALEQDIDA